tgtgtgtgtgtgtggtgtgtgtgtgtgtccttgacggTGACTCTGGAGCTGTGTCTGTCAGAGTTATGATAATGACTGTTGTCATGTCTGTGATCATTATGATACTGGCATTTCTCTCGGGGGTCATTCTGTGTGAGGGTTATGATGATGAaacgatttttttgttgttgtgcgcttagagttgacttcgtcaagactttgcgccttataaatatcattattactagtagaagtaattttatgtatttatctattagttcttatttattaattattaatattaatattaatttatttgtttaattttattttatttaaaaaaaattaatgttattttattttattttatataaaaaaaaatgtttcattttgtttatttatttatttattttttgttattttattttattttatttatttatatttatttatgtatttacttacttatttttctcaaagcctaagcgtgttgggtaacgctgctggtcaggcatctgcttggcagatgtggtgtagcgtatatggatttgaccgagcgcagtgacacctccttaagctactgatactgatactagtaTGTGTGAGAGGTGTGATAATGACTGCTGTCATGTCTGTGATCATTATGACAATGGAATTTCTCTCGGGGGTTCATTCTGTGAGGGTTATGATAATGAAACGGTTCTGGAGCTATGTAATAATGACTGCTGAGATTTCTGTGATCATTATGACACTGATAATGAAATTCatcgaaggagggaggggagcggggggaggggggggggaagggggatagggggtgtAAGTCTGTGCGATAGTTGTGATAATGACACAGACGCTGGAGAGTTACAGTTATGACAATAATGGAAGTTATATCAGTGAGAGTTGTGGTACTGACAATGTCTGAAGTTTGTGAGAGCTAAAAATGGACTTTGGGGGTATATTTATGAGGGTTATGACAATGACTCTGAAGGTATATATGTGAGAGTTATAATTATTCTGGATGTATGCTTGTGCGAGTTCTGATAATGACTGCAGGTATAACTGTGAGGGTTTAGAGTTATGACAATGACTTGGGCAGGCAGTATGTCTATGAGACATGATTATTCTGGAGGTATATCTGTGAGAGCTATGATAATGACGACAGGTATGTCTGTGACAGTTATGATAATGACTGGAGGTATGTCTGCGAGAGCTGAGACAGTAATATCATTGACCATGACTGGAAATACGTCTCAGAGTGTTATGGCAATGTCGACAATAACTCTAGGGCGAATGCCTGTGAGAGTTATGGCAATGATAAGTACAATGCCTCATGCTGCTTGATAGGCCCAGgataaacaacagcagcagcagtaacataaaaaaaacacccaagcaAAATACCCAAACGAGTGGGACATTCGAATAGAATATGAAATAGGATGCATCATTGAGCATGAACAATTATATACAATCCACATTTTTGCACTTATAAACACACAGGCGTTCCCGCGAAAACCCATTTATTACAAGTATTACAATAGACAAAAAGGATGCTGCTATTCAACCCAGTTCCAAATAATATGAAGACGATGACTGTGCACTGCAGGTGACGGATACCCCGGGCCTGTGTGACACCCACTTGGATGAAAAACTGATCTACAGGGAAGTGGCGAAAAGTGTGGCTGTTGCTGAACCTGGACCCAATGTGATCATCGTTGCCCTTCGGTGTGACAGACGTTTCACCCAGGTGAGTTCTCtttatcagtgagtgagtgggtgaaacaaaacaagataggacaaaaaacaaaattctttAATCTGGGGATAATAAATCCAAACATTCATtttgatttagagagagagagagagagagagagagagagagctgaacactgaaatgtttaatgtcattagctgtaaagctctagtgacatagtaggtacaaatcataacagaaatggtgcaaaacaaataaaatggagcagaaaggaaaaacgtaatcaaagtaaactaaactaccaAGGGATAAGCGgtactttggtattttgtcgtttgcaaaatgtccatgtggcaggcgggtactgtgccttttccccccagtcgttcgtctccaaggtttgaacagtacacaggaaacaaagtacatattataatccgaataataattatctaagcatgtgacatcgacacacatcatttcaatacgaacacataacaaagtacatataaaacacataacacatcagaaaaatacattgtcgaaattgaccatccaaatgtagcccttccttttgtCTATACCTTTTCCcctctcatagaacccatactaagtttataattaatcaatgagtatttggaccaatAGTAGACGTtatacgtatatttactgcctcggatacatattttgctagtgagagtatcatatcttcattttgagagacagagagaaagagacagacagagagagagagagagatattggcgTTTTTTTCAGGAGGAGTATCAAGCATACCTGAAGATCAAAGAGCTGTTTTCTGACGAAATCAACAAATACCTGATCATCGTCTTCAATGGACTCGACGCACTTGGTGAAGAGGATGACGAGATAGGTAAGTATCACACTGTCATCTTTGTCCCCACCTATCTAAACCTTGGATTTCTGGGGCAGACAGTGTCTGCTTTACAGATTAACACAACAGCTTGGTGAACGGGAAAAAAGCAGGTAAGGGTTTAATTTACATAGCCTTAGTGTTGTGTGCAGGGTTAGCTTTCACACAGACTTCTGAAGAACATTGTAACTTGCGTCTGCGAAGCTGATTTGTATTcgtactgtctctttctctctctttgtccgtctttctctctgaatTTTTCTCTATTCCTATCTTTGTGTAATAACAGCAAGCGAACGCAGGTACGGGCAAACAGCAGTACAAAATTAATTTTGCAATTGATAAtgatagagagtgagatggagaggtaggcagagaacaagagagggagggtggtttgtttatatatatatatatatatatatatatatatatatatatatatatatatattatatacctggACTGTTTATCTGTGAGCTCTTATTCTGGACTGATGTTTGGCAGACGAACTGAGAGAAGTCCTGAAAGCTGAAATCGAGAAGTTCGGAAGCCCCATGAAAGAGATGATCGAGGAAGCTGGAAACCGCTATTTCGGCATCAACAACAAGGCACAGAATGGAGAGAAAGATCGACAGGTCCAGGACTTAATTCAAATGATGAAGGTATGTAGGTATTTTGTACAGTGATGCAAATCGGTCATATGCTCCAGAGAGGGTGATGAGTTTTACGATTTCAGCAGGTATACATCACTCTGTTCGATGAGGATGACACTGCTACCTTGCGCCACGCACCTTTTTTCGTTTTGACTCCTTTCCGAACTTCGCCAAGCCATTTGCAATGCAAGGGAGCTTACTCTTTCGTCTCCCTATGGCTCATTATCTGGAAACGTACAGGGAGTGGCTCATTATTTTCATGCAGTCAGTGGCGGAAAACAAAGCGTGCAAAATGGCTGACCAAAAGAGTGATTTTTGGCACACCCCTCACTCGGTCCAGCTGCTGATTGCCAGCAAACAACTGATCTCAGGCAAATGATTCAAGCTTTGAAGGACATATGCTTCAGTTTTCCCATAATTATAATCATGCTAAGCAATCAAAAATCGATTTTTAGCACATAGCTAGCAGTGACATTGATATCTTTCCAATGTGTGGTGCTGCTCTTCCCATTTGAGTGGGTAGGAGCTGGTCATGTGTCCACTTACACTGATCAAGTTTTCGTTGCACAGGAATTGATTAAATGTTTGATGTACCACAGCTTCTGTATACACTGCCAGCTCAAATCACAACTGAGTTTATTGTTttccttatttttgtttttttcttaatatttttttttatacaatattACAGATATATCATTTGAGTTTATGAGTGATTAAGTTATATCCCATAAATTAAAATTATTTACTTctatgttattatttttttaactgtaTTCACTGATTTATTTTTCATCAATTTTGTATCTTCTTCATTGATGAGAAAAgtatctttagaaaaaaaaagaatatatttcTTTATGAACTATTTTGTATATCTATGTAAAAACTGACAGCTATAAAACTATGGTGAGACGTGAATATTTCCAAACTATTCAACCTTAACCGTAACCCATTCCTCTAACCCATAACCCCACCCCATAACTCTAACCACCCATAACCCTAATCCTAACACAGGCTGTAAACCCTAACCTTTAGCTCTAAACACTAACCCCCAAACCtgaacccttttcttttttttctctcctctctctctcctgtgactGTAGGAGCTGACGAAGAGCAACAGACACCAGATCTACGAGACGGAGATGACGGATCGGATCATGCAGAAAGTGGAGGAACTGGTGAAGCAGGAAGCTAAGGAAAAAGGGGTGTCCGAGGAGGAAGCCACAGACAAGATCAAGCATGACATCGTCGAAGAGAAGGTCTCACCAGGATTCTTTGAAACTGTCACTGGATTCATCAGCGATGCTGCTGTAAGTATCGTTGGTGGAGTTCAGGAAGCTTGCTCTGTGATGTAGACAGCCAGTTTATGCAGAACACTGCTGCTGTCTGGGATGAGATGTGTAGAGGCGAGCCTGCTGACTCGCGTGAGATCGTGTCATGACCAAGGTGTCTAAACGTATGACCATagtaaacttttaacattgacattttcaggCGGGAATATATGTGGgaattcttttttgtgtgtgccttctTCATTGATGCCAAATatatctttagaaaaaaaaaatcttaatgtaTTATGAAAAGGGAGTAAGACCTTTACAGTCATCCATCCCGTTTATGATGACGGATATGGTAAGCTGagtgagaggtcaaaggtcaagatcTTGAAGGGTCAAGGTAATTATTTGGCATCACTGAAATAACCATACCTTACTTCAAATTCTATTCAAACTTGTAATGGAGACTAGTTATGGGTACAGCGTGATCCTTAATTTCAAAATAAGAGCTTAAAGATCAGGGTCGCAAAATGATATGCGATTTTTGATAGGAAAGGATTTCACATGCAAGAGGCGGAGGGTCTTGTATAGAGTCTTAAAATTACAATGATTGGTCACAGTGAGAACAACACCATTGTGAACAGACAAAATCAGAAGTCAAAGGccatgaccacaaaaaaaaaaaaaaattatagcagCATGacataattttgttgtttttcattcgattttttttaaaacatggtATGGCGATTTGTTTTTGCCGGAACATGTGCTGTAAATTTTGAGGTTGGAGGCCAAGGTCATTGTATATTTTTTTCCACATAATATGATTTGTAGTTTCTTCCTTTTTCATCACTGGTCAGTTATCATGTGTGAGTCATTGGTTGATGTGAATACTTTCACACCGCCTTGGTCAAAGACCAAATTTTTACAAACGTTtgcaaacacggaatcatttgcacaataggctgccgaCCTGGGTAGAGCAGATTAGGAACTGCCTTCTGGCGTTCAGCATTCATTTTCTATATCATTTAGCCAAGCTTcccagggtcacacacacacacgcacacacacacacacatacacacacacacacatgcacacacacacacacacacacacacatgcacacacacacacacacacacacacacatacagaggtatCTGTCATTAAAGCCTTGCCCTCTGTGTTTTTAACATTGTTATTACATAAAACTGAATCTCTAAGAAGGCCGAGGAAGTTCAatgcttgataaaaaaaaaatgacaaggaaaaaatacacaacaaaGATCTGCTTGTGACAAGATGCACTGAGGTCAAACAAATACTAACTTTTTAGCTTTCCCACTTTAGAATTGTTTCTGCTGTCTAGTCAGATTGGAACTGCAGTTTCAGGTGTCGACTGACTGCgttaacacgacacgacatgacagactGCATGACAACAGTGTTCATAAAATAGTTAAGGACCActatttcgttttcgttttcgaaCAGCGGTGTATGCTGCCAATGTATTGACCACCAGGGGCCACCAGAGCTGCTTTCTGGCTTTCACGTGCAGTTCCATCCTTTGCCGTGAAATTCCAAAGTTATCGTTTATAGAGCACTGAATGATTATCACCTTTTTTGGGAGGGGtcgttgggggagtggggtgaaaCAGGgatttttcaaacacatgtttcaagctgttcatggttgCACATGTGCCTGAAACACCTTGCCAGTGTGTACAGTGAGAGACCAGTGCTAGACCTGTGTAGTCTGCATGATTTGAAtcatctctccattttttttttttttttttttttaaaacacacctgcgttttttttaaagtggtctTTAACTTTATATGGCCATTTTacttctctcagacacacacacacacacacacaca
This window of the Babylonia areolata isolate BAREFJ2019XMU chromosome 17, ASM4173473v1, whole genome shotgun sequence genome carries:
- the LOC143291733 gene encoding GTPase IMAP family member 4-like, with protein sequence MASRGDNGDVLRIVMLGKTGAGKSSLGNALLGKKPPKQAKGQQREKRHAPAASKEGPKQGFHVGRGLQSETIKCAWDKAERFGTVLEVTDTPGLCDTHLDEKLIYREVAKSVAVAEPGPNVIIVALRCDRRFTQEEYQAYLKIKELFSDEINKYLIIVFNGLDALGEEDDEIDELREVLKAEIEKFGSPMKEMIEEAGNRYFGINNKAQNGEKDRQVQDLIQMMKELTKSNRHQIYETEMTDRIMQKVEELVKQEAKEKGVSEEEATDKIKHDIVEEKVSPGFFETVTGFISDAAVSIVGGVQEACSVM